In Carya illinoinensis cultivar Pawnee chromosome 10, C.illinoinensisPawnee_v1, whole genome shotgun sequence, one DNA window encodes the following:
- the LOC122279615 gene encoding protein trichome birefringence-like, with protein sequence MAEAAKHIPISGGTLISDLKSLFPVLKTRRTVVLAYGFVFAFVAFTVFLAFSPSPNAASPWFVNIFSGSDSSSSNGSASDSYRSRFSPFFSQFLPNNSSPQQVRNFASPPPEQTSASRSSNDTFQSPNLAKEPSTVNNRTQSTEIPHKGKVPDTNQSVVVAPEAPAAANRRARLPKISAPNVNREPPSVKNQTSSSENSDKVTVVKANQSTIAAPIATVAPNQSASPTVKSGSSDTSNSEKEGKIVGGKDEMSNHTTSQSKKESNGTNSGVTQGKDSLVKSLMNCDLLDGEWVRDDSYPLYKPGSCPLIDEQFNCISNGRPDKDYQKMKWKPKRCSLPRLDGSILLNLLRGKRLVFVGDSLNRNMWESLVCILRNSVKDQTKVYEANGRHHFRGEASYSFVFKDYDCSIEFFVSPFLVQETETPDQHGSKKETLRLDLVGKSSHQYKGADFIVFNTGHWWTHEKTSKGKDYYQEGSHVYSELNVLEAFRKALTTWARWVDANINPSKSLVFFRGYSASHFSGGQWNSGGQCDQETRPIKNETYLRPYPPKMMVLERVLRGMKTHVTYLNITRMTDFRKDGHPSIYRKQSLSEEEKRSPLRFQDCSHWCLPGVPDAWNEVLFAELLIKQHQKQQQHN encoded by the exons ATGGCTGAGGCTGCGAAGCACATTCCCATCAGTGGCGGGACTCTGATCTCAGACCTCAAGAGCCTCTTCCCAGTCCTCAAAACCAGAAGAACCGTTGTTTTAGCATATGGGTTCGTGTTTGCTTTTGTTGCTTTCACAGTTTTCTTAGCTTTCAGCCCCTCTCCCAACGCTGCTTCTCCTTGGTTCGTCAACATCTTCAGTGGCAGTGATAGCAGTAGCAGTAATGGCTCGGCCAGTGACTCTTACAGATCTCGATTCTCTCCTTTTTTCTCGCAATTCTTGCCCAACAACTCATCACCACAACAAGTTCGTAACTTTGCTTCTCCTCCTCCTGAACAAACCAGCGCTTCTAGATCTAGTAATGACACATTCCAATCTCCCAACCTCGCTAAAGAACCATCTACTGTGAACAACCGTACTCAAAGTACAGAGATTCCTCACAAGGGTAAAGTCCCAGACACAAATCAGTCTGTAGTTGTTGCCCCAGAGGCTCCGGCGGCAGCCAATCGCCGTGCAAGGCTGCCGAAAATTTCGGCTCCTAACGTGAATAGAGAACCACCCTCTGTGAAAAATCAAACTTCTAGTTCAGAAAATTCTGATAAAGTGACAGTTGTAAAAGCAAATCAGAGTACAATTGCCGCCCCAATAGCCACGGTGGCTCCAAATCAGAGCGCGAGTCCGACAGTGAAATCGGGTTCCTCAGATACGAGCAATTCCGAGAAAGAGGGGAAAATTGTTGGAGGGAAAGATGAGATGTCGAACCACACGACTTCGCAATCGAAGAAAGAGAGCAATGGAACTAATTCAGGTGTTACGCAAGGGAAGGATAGTTTGGTGAAATCTTTGATGAACTGTGATTTACTTGATGGGGAATGGGTGAGGGATGATTCGTATCCGCTTTACAAACCCGGGTCTTGCCCACTGATCGACGAGCAGTTCAATTGTATTTCCAATGGCAGGCCCGATAAAGATTACcagaaaatgaaatggaaacCTAAGAGATGCAGTCTCCCAAG ATTGGACGGAAGTATTTTGTTGAATTTGTTGAGAGGCAAGCGGCTAGTTTTTGTGGGTGATTCTCTGAATAGGAATATGTGGGAGTCTCTGGTTTGCATCTTGAGGAACTCAGTGAAAGATCAGACCAAGGTTTATGAAGCAAATGGTAGACACCATTTTCGTGGGGAAGCTTCGTACTCTTTCGTATTCAAA GATTATGACTGCTCCATAGAGTTCTTTGTATCTCCTTTCTTAGTTCAAGAAACAGAAACGCCCGACCAACATGGATCAAAGAAGGAAACGCTTCGTCTTGATTTAGTGGGGAAATCTTCTCATCAATATAAAGGGGCAGATTTCATCGTCTTTAACACTGGACACTGGTGGACTCATGAAAAAACTTCCAAAGG GAAGGACTATTATCAAGAAGGAAGCCATGTCTATAGCGAGCTGAATGTTCTTGAGGCATTTAGAAAAGCTTTAACTACATGGGCCCGATGGGTTGATGCCAATATAAATCCATCAAAGTCTCTGGTCTTCTTCAGGGGTTATTCTGCCTCCCATTTCAG TGGTGGACAGTGGAATTCTGGCGGGCAATGCGACCAGGAGACTCGGCCCATCAAGAATGAGACGTATCTGCGGCCATATCCACCTAAGATGATGGTTTTGGAGAGAGTTCTTAGAGGCATGAAAACTCATGTCACCTACCTGAATATTACAAGAATGACAGATTTCCGGAAGGATGGCCACCCTTCAATATACCGGAAGCAGAGCCTGTCTGAGGAGGAAAAGAGATCGCCGCTAAGGTTCCAGGACTGCAGCCACTGGTGCCTACCTGGCGTTCCCGATGCATGGAACGAGGTTCTCTTTGCTGAGCTCTTGATTAAACAGCAccagaagcagcagcagcataATTAG